A genomic window from Cumulibacter soli includes:
- a CDS encoding ArnT family glycosyltransferase has translation MLQRLSSRTVFGLPFWTFIGIVGVLVSFLGSAILNVLIMPWSGTADSNAHMDYVYQIHHGHIPAPFGYEWNHPGLPEASTRTERQWASAHPPLFYYLASLVSGPFMDDGEWVKAIVATRLLNALFGGLVVVALAWAGWQLGGSRRAILAVAAPAIGALVGGMNRFTGNEYNDTLVSLFAIVSLTLAAIILRDGPTPRRLILLLPLAAGGMASKATYAFALILVLIAVVVAFFLHRRPDPNAEPRSIARTGLLGVGWCAAILAFVAATIGWFYLHNHQLSGSWFRSTPKGALQNRPRQTMMDVLTNEKYYKVVPEGLLGRESWNGVWPHNLQLSMAIAITCVLLLLARLVTRGRWRGLLAITPQNAIWLMLLAHLVGHYVAQLQQATGWGAINYRYFQPATLTITLILAFGVTAWRRLGPLLVTILTAIFAAGMLLSFAAYLARAYPDLGAADSIWTGLSNALTQNELPEVLAPIAVSLLFLGVVITAGSLFAGQLFSANFLNAPAVETGPEDAVNPSNVAAAKERASVQHDDVEANDARGNGTTQSMRDDG, from the coding sequence ATGTTGCAGCGGTTGTCATCGAGAACAGTATTCGGGCTTCCGTTCTGGACCTTTATCGGGATCGTCGGTGTCCTGGTGAGTTTCTTAGGATCGGCGATCCTCAACGTCCTGATCATGCCGTGGAGCGGCACGGCCGACTCCAATGCCCATATGGACTACGTGTACCAAATTCACCACGGACACATTCCTGCGCCGTTCGGTTACGAATGGAACCACCCGGGGCTCCCGGAAGCCAGCACGCGCACCGAGCGGCAGTGGGCATCAGCCCACCCGCCGTTGTTCTATTACCTCGCCTCGTTGGTTTCCGGGCCCTTCATGGATGATGGCGAATGGGTCAAAGCCATCGTCGCGACTCGGCTGCTCAACGCACTCTTTGGCGGCTTGGTCGTCGTGGCTCTCGCATGGGCGGGCTGGCAGCTCGGCGGTTCGCGGCGCGCCATCCTCGCAGTCGCTGCCCCTGCGATCGGCGCGCTGGTCGGCGGTATGAACCGCTTTACCGGCAATGAGTACAACGACACCTTGGTATCGCTGTTCGCCATCGTCAGCTTGACCCTGGCGGCGATTATCCTGCGCGACGGTCCAACACCACGACGTCTCATCCTCCTGCTTCCCCTCGCCGCAGGCGGAATGGCCTCGAAAGCCACCTACGCGTTCGCGTTGATCCTCGTTCTGATCGCCGTCGTCGTTGCGTTCTTCCTGCATCGTCGACCCGACCCCAACGCCGAACCACGCTCGATCGCGCGAACCGGGCTCCTCGGCGTTGGATGGTGCGCTGCCATACTCGCGTTCGTCGCAGCCACCATCGGCTGGTTCTACCTGCACAACCATCAGTTGAGCGGCTCCTGGTTCCGATCCACCCCCAAAGGAGCACTCCAGAACCGCCCACGACAAACGATGATGGACGTCCTCACCAACGAGAAGTACTACAAGGTCGTTCCTGAAGGACTACTCGGGCGGGAGAGTTGGAACGGTGTCTGGCCGCACAACCTACAACTCTCCATGGCGATCGCAATTACGTGCGTACTGCTGCTCCTCGCGCGGCTGGTCACCCGTGGCCGGTGGCGCGGCCTGCTCGCGATCACACCGCAGAACGCCATTTGGCTCATGTTATTGGCGCACCTTGTCGGTCATTACGTCGCACAACTGCAACAGGCCACCGGTTGGGGCGCGATCAACTATCGCTACTTCCAGCCTGCGACATTGACCATCACGCTCATACTGGCATTCGGCGTCACGGCGTGGCGCCGACTCGGCCCACTTCTCGTGACGATCCTTACCGCGATATTCGCCGCGGGCATGTTGCTGAGCTTCGCTGCCTACCTCGCGCGCGCCTACCCTGACCTGGGTGCCGCCGACAGCATCTGGACGGGTCTGTCGAATGCGCTAACGCAGAATGAGCTCCCAGAAGTCCTCGCCCCGATCGCGGTTAGTCTGCTCTTCCTCGGGGTCGTCATCACGGCTGGATCCCTGTTCGCCGGCCAACTGTTCAGCGCAAACTTCCTGAACGCACCCGCGGTCGAAACCGGTCCGGAAGATGCCGTGAATCCGTCGAACGTCGCTGCCGCCAAGGAACGCGCCAGCGTTCAACACGACGATGTCGAAGCAAATGACGCGCGAGGGAACGGCACTACGCAGTCAATGCGCGACGATGGATAA
- a CDS encoding glycoside hydrolase family 99-like domain-containing protein, with the protein MSVRRHAGKAKIELIKGAMKVRSKIAPRKRLYAILGKELPEGYGVPPEPPYERPNFNDWVDVGTAGRFTGFPDEWRMEPGVTIEDPASVAVVMHVYYVDLVDELLEQLRTIPVPFDLLITNASGTKVHVPTDIANLRNHREYPILNRGRDIWPTIALINSGVIDPYPVILKVHTKKSQWRESHEGFSNTGEQWRGSFYDDLLGTTENVSEILNGFASAPSLGVVTANESVLGPEFWGDNEWATQQLANRVQLDIDQKSLRFAAGSMYWCRGFVLQGLRALCLSEVDFEPEKGQNNATTAHAIERLIGVLTEQAALSTEERKAVPASADPSAWRRFDGREIPHRVRAVPFYLPQFHPFEENNRWWGTGFTEWLNVASAQPVYHGHYQPMVPTDLGYYDLRTSQARVDQANLAKFAGVEGFMYYYYWFAGKRLMSQPIEQMLASDLNFPFCLMWANENWTRRWDGADEHVLIAQDYEHVPAENFIDDVAEFLADDRYLTISGKKVLAVYRPAQMANFGDVVANWRSRARELGLGELKILAVDVGSRFDGLSGTNADHGLDGSLDFPPHNMTYAHIDRHPLKVHPKFRGNILGYREVVDDAIARLRGSLGHDHFPGAMVTFDNTARRQWAPDLWWGSNPYLFRRWVCALAEAVVTRPHDERVIFINAWNEWAEAAVLEPSSRYGRSYLLALRDVVLS; encoded by the coding sequence ATGAGCGTGCGACGACACGCGGGCAAGGCCAAGATCGAACTGATCAAGGGCGCGATGAAGGTGCGCAGCAAGATCGCACCGCGTAAACGCCTATACGCGATCTTGGGTAAGGAACTTCCTGAGGGGTACGGTGTCCCGCCGGAGCCCCCTTATGAACGACCGAATTTCAATGACTGGGTCGATGTGGGCACGGCAGGCCGGTTCACCGGTTTCCCTGATGAGTGGCGCATGGAACCCGGTGTAACGATCGAGGATCCAGCGTCGGTCGCGGTCGTGATGCACGTATATTACGTGGATCTGGTGGACGAACTGCTTGAGCAGTTGCGGACGATCCCGGTTCCCTTCGATCTGCTCATCACGAACGCGTCAGGCACCAAGGTTCACGTGCCGACGGATATCGCAAATTTGCGTAACCACCGGGAATACCCGATTCTGAACCGCGGACGGGACATCTGGCCGACCATCGCGCTGATCAACAGCGGCGTGATCGACCCGTATCCAGTTATTCTTAAGGTCCACACGAAGAAGAGTCAGTGGCGGGAGTCGCATGAGGGCTTCTCGAACACTGGTGAACAGTGGCGGGGGTCCTTCTACGACGACCTGCTCGGTACCACTGAGAATGTGAGCGAGATCCTCAACGGATTCGCATCTGCCCCGTCGCTCGGTGTAGTCACCGCGAATGAATCCGTGCTTGGCCCGGAGTTCTGGGGCGACAACGAGTGGGCAACCCAGCAACTGGCGAATCGTGTCCAGTTGGATATCGACCAGAAGTCGCTTAGGTTCGCGGCCGGCTCGATGTACTGGTGTCGCGGATTCGTTTTGCAGGGACTACGTGCGCTGTGCCTATCTGAGGTCGATTTCGAGCCAGAGAAGGGGCAGAACAATGCCACGACTGCTCACGCGATCGAACGTCTGATCGGCGTTCTGACCGAACAAGCAGCGTTATCGACAGAAGAGCGCAAGGCTGTTCCCGCATCAGCGGACCCATCGGCATGGCGTCGATTCGACGGCCGAGAGATCCCGCATCGGGTTAGGGCTGTGCCGTTCTATCTGCCACAGTTCCATCCGTTCGAGGAGAACAACCGCTGGTGGGGAACCGGGTTTACCGAGTGGTTGAACGTCGCCTCCGCGCAGCCGGTTTACCACGGTCATTATCAGCCCATGGTGCCGACTGACCTCGGTTATTACGACCTGCGTACATCGCAAGCCCGCGTCGATCAGGCTAACCTCGCGAAGTTCGCTGGCGTCGAGGGCTTTATGTACTACTACTACTGGTTCGCCGGTAAGCGCTTGATGAGTCAGCCGATCGAACAGATGCTGGCCAGTGACCTGAACTTCCCGTTCTGTCTGATGTGGGCCAATGAGAACTGGACTCGTCGGTGGGACGGCGCTGATGAGCACGTCCTGATCGCCCAGGACTATGAGCATGTGCCAGCCGAGAACTTCATCGATGACGTCGCCGAGTTTCTCGCCGACGACCGTTACCTCACGATCAGCGGCAAGAAGGTGCTCGCGGTCTACCGTCCCGCGCAGATGGCAAACTTCGGTGACGTCGTCGCGAACTGGCGGAGTCGCGCCAGAGAGCTGGGCCTCGGCGAATTGAAGATTCTCGCGGTCGATGTCGGATCTCGATTCGACGGCCTCAGCGGAACGAACGCCGACCACGGTCTCGACGGTTCGCTGGACTTCCCGCCGCACAATATGACCTACGCGCACATCGATCGGCATCCGCTGAAGGTGCACCCGAAGTTCCGCGGCAACATCCTCGGCTACCGGGAGGTCGTCGATGACGCGATCGCGAGGCTACGAGGCTCACTGGGACACGATCACTTCCCAGGCGCGATGGTGACTTTCGACAACACTGCCCGGCGCCAGTGGGCTCCCGATCTGTGGTGGGGGTCGAATCCGTATCTGTTCCGCAGGTGGGTTTGTGCGCTGGCCGAAGCCGTGGTGACCCGTCCGCACGACGAGCGCGTCATCTTCATCAACGCGTGGAACGAGTGGGCAGAGGCCGCGGTGTTGGAGCCGAGTAGCCGGTACGGGCGTAGTTACTTGTTGGCTCTGCGTGACGTTGTGCTGAGTTAG
- a CDS encoding ABC transporter ATP-binding protein: protein MTTDRDVETDLDFTREEPEQDLGAAIEVNDVSKKFRVFADRKTNLKEIFTSRRRTSSGDVFWALHDVSFTIPRGKTFGLIGHNGSGKSTLLKLIAGIHRTTTGSIVSHGRISAMLELGAGFHPELTGRENIYLNGSILGMNRKQIDAAIESIIDFSSLREFIDTPVKVYSSGMYVRLGFAIAVNLDPEILIIDEVIAVGDEEFQRKCFEHLYKLRQRGVTIVVVSHSLGIVADLCDEVAWLDKGRLMGVGPARELIDKYLGVVNERETAALEEQDATGADTEGLQDMGSHRRGSGEIRVTSFETRDANGEICPFIKTGEPCELRINFKAEEPLENLTFGLGLLHESGASLAGPNSGYEGAISVAAGAGFVSFRMDAVPMQPGNYAISTAIVDKGHTYDYLDQAFDIRVRSAHAVTEPGLIVLSGSWTVG, encoded by the coding sequence ATGACTACTGACCGGGACGTCGAGACCGACCTGGATTTCACTCGGGAGGAGCCCGAGCAAGATCTGGGCGCGGCAATTGAAGTAAATGATGTGTCGAAGAAGTTCCGAGTCTTCGCCGATCGCAAGACCAATCTGAAGGAAATCTTCACATCGCGGCGGCGTACCAGCAGCGGTGACGTGTTTTGGGCCCTGCACGACGTCTCGTTTACCATCCCTCGCGGCAAGACATTCGGGTTAATCGGGCACAACGGCTCCGGTAAGTCGACGTTGTTGAAGTTGATTGCCGGTATTCACCGCACCACGACTGGGTCGATCGTCAGTCACGGCCGAATCTCCGCGATGCTCGAGTTGGGGGCGGGATTCCATCCCGAACTCACCGGCCGAGAGAACATCTACCTCAACGGCTCGATCCTCGGGATGAACCGTAAGCAGATCGATGCCGCGATCGAGTCGATCATTGACTTCTCGAGCTTGCGCGAGTTCATCGATACCCCGGTGAAGGTCTACTCATCCGGAATGTACGTCCGGCTCGGATTTGCGATTGCCGTGAACCTCGATCCGGAGATCCTCATCATCGATGAGGTCATCGCGGTCGGTGATGAGGAATTCCAACGCAAGTGTTTTGAACACCTGTATAAGCTGCGCCAGCGCGGCGTGACCATCGTCGTCGTCTCGCATAGCCTCGGCATCGTCGCAGACCTCTGTGACGAGGTCGCTTGGCTAGACAAGGGTCGCCTGATGGGCGTGGGTCCTGCGCGCGAACTCATCGACAAGTACCTCGGGGTCGTCAACGAACGCGAGACGGCCGCGCTCGAGGAACAAGATGCGACCGGCGCAGATACCGAGGGTCTCCAGGACATGGGCTCGCATCGTCGCGGGTCCGGCGAGATTCGGGTGACCTCCTTCGAAACTCGTGACGCGAATGGCGAGATATGCCCGTTCATCAAGACCGGTGAGCCGTGCGAACTCCGGATCAACTTCAAGGCCGAGGAACCGTTGGAGAACCTCACCTTCGGCCTCGGGCTCTTGCACGAATCCGGGGCGTCGCTCGCGGGCCCGAATTCGGGCTACGAGGGTGCGATTTCCGTGGCAGCCGGCGCCGGATTCGTTTCCTTCCGGATGGACGCGGTGCCAATGCAACCGGGGAATTATGCGATCTCTACGGCGATCGTGGATAAGGGACACACGTACGACTACCTGGACCAAGCGTTTGACATTCGCGTGCGTTCCGCGCATGCGGTGACGGAGCCAGGCCTCATTGTCCTGTCTGGTTCCTGGACGGTCGGTTAG
- a CDS encoding ABC transporter permease, with protein MSGRSNGFAQVWQYRGLIGNFASRELKGRYKGSLLGSAWSLISPLATLLTYSIVFGFIMKFEPRVAGNGTLQSFPIYLFAALAVWNLFNSVALGSMGALLSAGPLLRKIYFPPFAPVLGSALAVLNQTAIEFGLLLAILLIVMNVGWSWLLLPVLLALWLAFSVGVGLILATINARFRDMTHIAGVLFGLLFYSAPIIYPVELVHGQYAAHPWLRAYDYNPITVFVEAFRNVVWDLRMPDLDHMIYMVVVSCTVLFVGWTYFQRRSADISEDL; from the coding sequence ATGAGTGGTAGGTCCAACGGATTCGCGCAGGTGTGGCAGTACCGCGGGCTCATCGGCAACTTCGCGTCACGTGAGCTCAAGGGCCGATACAAGGGAAGTCTGCTGGGATCGGCTTGGTCGTTGATCAGCCCGCTCGCGACCCTCCTCACGTACAGCATCGTCTTCGGCTTCATCATGAAGTTTGAGCCGCGCGTTGCCGGCAACGGCACGCTACAGAGTTTCCCGATTTACCTGTTCGCAGCCCTGGCGGTCTGGAACCTGTTCAACAGTGTCGCGCTGGGCTCCATGGGCGCGCTATTGTCCGCGGGCCCGCTCCTGCGAAAGATCTACTTCCCGCCCTTTGCGCCGGTGCTGGGTTCGGCGCTTGCCGTCCTCAACCAGACGGCGATCGAGTTTGGCCTCTTGCTCGCGATCTTGCTGATCGTGATGAACGTCGGATGGTCGTGGCTCCTGCTGCCTGTGCTGCTGGCGCTGTGGCTAGCGTTCTCAGTAGGGGTCGGTCTGATACTCGCGACCATCAACGCGCGCTTTCGCGATATGACACATATTGCGGGCGTCCTTTTCGGGCTGCTCTTCTACAGTGCGCCGATCATTTATCCGGTCGAACTGGTGCACGGGCAGTACGCCGCCCATCCATGGCTCCGCGCATACGATTACAACCCGATCACCGTCTTCGTGGAAGCATTTCGGAACGTCGTGTGGGATCTGCGGATGCCGGACCTTGACCATATGATTTATATGGTTGTGGTCAGTTGCACCGTCCTATTCGTCGGCTGGACCTACTTCCAGCGCCGCTCCGCAGACATCAGCGAGGATCTGTGA
- a CDS encoding rhamnan synthesis F family protein — MSRSPRQVPLDDYVVETDCHRDAAPERVAFVASWSPDAQQARSTSELVAQLQQAGYLTVLITTCEDKRPLQHHSRADVDTSRLVTLRRPNVGYDFGSWAVGMSRHADWLAAPYVLVVNDSLVGPFASLEPIIAHFEQSTADLWGLCESRQFNPHLQSFFRGARYGALAEEPMRNFWNGIRIEPTKQQLIERYEVGFESFLAVHGYTKQAFVPASRFSRDVVNPTIGGWRQLLANGVPFVKRQLLLDPSLAHDGDQLRDVVQNLWGIQLDEWL; from the coding sequence ATGAGCCGCAGTCCTCGACAGGTGCCGCTTGACGACTACGTAGTCGAGACGGACTGCCACCGCGATGCAGCCCCCGAACGAGTTGCGTTCGTCGCTTCATGGTCACCGGACGCGCAGCAGGCGCGCTCTACGAGCGAACTTGTCGCACAACTGCAGCAGGCTGGGTACCTCACGGTTCTCATCACGACGTGTGAGGACAAGCGCCCGCTTCAACACCATTCTCGCGCCGACGTGGATACATCCCGGCTCGTCACGCTTCGCCGACCTAACGTGGGCTACGACTTCGGGTCATGGGCGGTGGGTATGAGCCGTCACGCAGACTGGCTGGCAGCGCCCTACGTCCTGGTGGTGAACGACTCGCTCGTCGGCCCGTTCGCCAGCCTGGAACCAATCATCGCGCACTTCGAGCAGTCCACGGCCGACCTCTGGGGCTTGTGCGAATCGCGACAGTTCAACCCACACTTGCAGTCGTTCTTCCGTGGCGCTCGATACGGTGCTTTGGCCGAAGAGCCGATGCGCAATTTCTGGAATGGAATCCGGATCGAGCCCACGAAGCAACAACTGATTGAGCGCTACGAGGTCGGGTTCGAGTCCTTTCTGGCTGTCCACGGCTACACGAAACAGGCATTCGTGCCGGCGTCGCGGTTCAGCCGCGATGTAGTCAATCCCACCATCGGAGGATGGCGGCAGTTGCTCGCCAACGGCGTACCGTTCGTCAAGCGCCAACTCTTGCTGGATCCTTCGTTGGCACACGATGGAGATCAGCTTCGAGATGTCGTCCAGAATTTGTGGGGCATTCAGCTCGACGAATGGTTGTAA